The sequence GCGGTGGGGAACCTGATCGGCGGCCTCGTGGGCGGACGCGTGGACCCCGAGAAGCTGGAGCAGATGCCGGAGCTCTTCACCACCACCACCGTCCTCCTGATGGCCGCCGCGGTGGTGCTGGCGCTGCTCGCCATCCCCATCCGGCGGATGATGGCCCGCACCGGGCGAGACCCGGCCGCGGCAACCTGAGCTTCGCCCTCCGGGAACGGGACGGGGCGCTCCCCTCGGGGCGCCCCGTCTGCGTTCGCGGGCAGGAACGGACCCTGCAGCGCGGCACCGGTGACCGACGTCCGTTGTTCCGAGCCGGGGGTGCGCCATGCAGAACATGACCGACGAAGAGATCGCAGCCGAGCTCCAGCGGCGTGGGCTGGAGGTGGAGTACCTCCGGGAGCTGGCGGCGGCGCTGGGCTTCGCGGAGGAGGAGGGGTGGACCGAGGAGGTCTTCCTCGCCATCGAGGTGGCGGAGATGACGGTGCGGCGCCGCGCCGCGCTGCGGACGCTGGAGATGGGGCGGGAGTAGGCCGTCCCGCGGGAAACTATTGACACTCCCGCCGCGTAGCTACAGAGTAGACGAGACCTCTACATCCGCTGGCCGCATGTTCCACGTAGACCCCGGCGACCCAACCCCGGTCGAGGCGCAGCTCGTCCGCACCATCCGCTCCGCCGTGGGCGCGGGGCTGCTGGAGCCGGGCGACCCCCTCCCCACCGTCCGGCAGCTCGCCGTGGAGCTGCGGGTCAACGCCAACGCCGTGGAGAACGCGTACGCGGAGCTGCGGGCGCAGGGGGTGCTGGAGGACCGTCCCGGGAAGGGGACCCGGGTCCGCTCCGCCCGCGAGGCGATCCGCCGGGAGGAGCTGTACCTGGAGCTGGCCGCGCTGGAGGACTCGTTCCTCCGGGAGGCCGCGGCGCTCGGCTTCTCGCTCGACGACGTAATCATCCACCTCGACCAGCGCCGCAGCGCGTAGGAGGTTCCCATGGCCGCTACCGACCTGGTGCCCGTCCGTCCGAACCTGCCGGTTCCCAAGGCCCCCCGCGCCAACATCCTGGCCGCGCTCAGCCTGGCCGCGCCCTCCCTGGCGGGCGTCGCCGTAACTGCGGCGACCGGGAGCGCCCTCGCCACGCTCGCGGGGGTGGGGGTGGGGCTGGTGGCGGCGCTCTCCCCCAAGATCGCCCGGCAGTGGGAGCGTGCCGTGGTGCTTCGCTGGGGGCGCTACGTGGGGCTCAAGGGCCCCGGCCCCTTCTGGATCATCCCCTTCGTGGACACCATCCCCGCCTGGATCGACCAGCGCACCGTCACTACCAGCTTCGCCGCGGAGGAGACGCTGACCTCCGACACCGTCCCAGTGAACGTGGACGCGGTGCTCTTCTGGACGGTGTACGACCCGGAGAAGGCGGCCCTGGAGGTGCAGGACTATGCCCAGGCGGTGAGCTGGGCGGCGCAGACCGGGCTCCGCGACATCATCGGCCGCACCTCGCTCACGGAGCTGCTGCGCGGGCGCGAGCGGATCGAGAAGGAGCTGCAGGCGCTGATCGACGAGCGCACGACCCCCTGGGGCGTCACGGTGCACTCGGTGGAGATGCGCGACGTGGTGATCCCGGCCTCGCTGCAGGACGCCATGTCGCGCGAGGCGCAGGCGGCACGCGAGAAGCAGGCGCGCATCATCCTGGGCGAGGCGGAGGTGGAGATCGCCCAGCTCTTCGCGAAGGCGTCGGAGGCGTACCGGCAGAACCCCACCGCCCTGCAGCTGCGGCAGATGAACATCCTCTACGAGGGATTGAAGCAGAAGGGCGGGATGATGGTGGTCCCCAGCAGCATCGTGGACTCCATGGGCCCGGCCGGGGTGATGAGCGCCGCCGCGCTCGCCA comes from Longimicrobiaceae bacterium and encodes:
- a CDS encoding GntR family transcriptional regulator, with the protein product MFHVDPGDPTPVEAQLVRTIRSAVGAGLLEPGDPLPTVRQLAVELRVNANAVENAYAELRAQGVLEDRPGKGTRVRSAREAIRREELYLELAALEDSFLREAAALGFSLDDVIIHLDQRRSA
- a CDS encoding slipin family protein — encoded protein: MAATDLVPVRPNLPVPKAPRANILAALSLAAPSLAGVAVTAATGSALATLAGVGVGLVAALSPKIARQWERAVVLRWGRYVGLKGPGPFWIIPFVDTIPAWIDQRTVTTSFAAEETLTSDTVPVNVDAVLFWTVYDPEKAALEVQDYAQAVSWAAQTGLRDIIGRTSLTELLRGRERIEKELQALIDERTTPWGVTVHSVEMRDVVIPASLQDAMSREAQAAREKQARIILGEAEVEIAQLFAKASEAYRQNPTALQLRQMNILYEGLKQKGGMMVVPSSIVDSMGPAGVMSAAALARQAEADRRAQPELRVVEE